Sequence from the Cucurbita pepo subsp. pepo cultivar mu-cu-16 chromosome LG02, ASM280686v2, whole genome shotgun sequence genome:
TGTGGAAGGTGAAAGTTCCTAAGAAGGTTTAGTTCTTTGTTTGGTTGGTTGTCCATAGAAGGATTAAAACCTTAGATAGGTTCTTAAGATTTTCTAGTTGGTTGGGCCTTTTTATTGCGCTATGTGTTGGAAGGTGGAGGAAGATCTTGATCATTTGCCATTAGATTGTGACTTTTCTCGAGTTTGTGCTATTTTATGGGGGTTATGAGGTGAGAGGAATAATGGAATCTTTTGAGGAAGCAAAAGGTCCCTTTGTGATGTTTGATACCTTATCAGATTTTATATTCCTTTCTGGCCATCAGTAAATGAACaccttttgtaattattcgTTAGGTCTTATTTTACTTGATTGGAACTCCGTTTAGTTAGTTTCCTTTTGCGAATTTGATTTGTTGTATGCCcttgtattctttctttcttttctcaataAAAGTTTGGTTCTTAtcagaaataaaaatttgtttactCTTGATTCCAAGCCGTGCAATGCGTACTGAGGCTTGTTGTAGTATTGGGGCGTCAATTGTGATTTTAATCGTGCCATTTGTGTATTGCCATAGGTTTGAACCAGATATGCTAGCATTCTCTGGTTGCTATTACGGTGGAGgtgaaaaggaaaggagagAACTCGGAAAAATTCGAAGGCGATGGAAAACATTACATGTAAGGCTCTAGTTTTAATTATGTACAGAAATCCAGTGCTTATCACCAATATTTGCAAGTCAATTGTAGTGACGTCAACCAGCCCAGTGGCTTTTGTTGTTTGAATGAGGTCGTGGGATTGGTTTGGCATATAGTTAATCCTTATTTGGGGAATATAGTTAATTCATGTACAAGCAAGAAATTGTCTCTGATCTGTATACTGCCTGACATTTAGATGgatctattttctttgtgGTAATTCAAACATAAGCTGGCAACTAAAGTAACGCTGCTTTGAATTTATTTCAGCAAGTCAGCAATCCTGAGAAGGAAAGGAGGCATGGAAAATGCCCACTGACTCCAGAAGAGGTTGGTTTGATGCTGAGAGCGCTGGGATATGGGCAGGACGTCCATATCTATGTGGCATCTGGTGAAGTATATGGAGGGGAAGAGACGCTAGCCCCTCTCAAAGCCCTTTTTCCTAATTTCTATTCCAAAGAAACCATAGCTTCCAAACAGGAATTGGaaaaattttcttcatattcCTCTCGCATGGCTGCGCTCGACTTTATTGTCTGCGACGAGAGTGATGTATTTGTCACCAACAATAATGGAAATATGGCAAGAATACTGGCTGGAAGAAGGTGCGGAATTTCCCtcttcaacaaaataaatatatatatctatgtgatgaataattttgtaaaattcaaTTCTATTTCAGAAGATACTTCGGACACAAGCCTACCATTCGTCCAAATGCCAAGAAACTGTATAGGTTGTTCACGAACAGAGCCAACATGACATGGGGAGCATTTTCCTCCAGAGTAAGAACATATCAGAGAGGCTTCATGGGGGAGCCAAATGAGATGCGGCCTGGCAGGGGTGAATTTCATGAAAACCCATCGCcttgtatatgtgaagaggCCGGGTTTCATGTCAAGTCTGATAATTCAGGACGCAGAAAACATGATACGACACGAAGAAGAGACGAGGCTGCGACAGTAGGCGACAACCAAAACAATGATGATTATGAGCCAGAATGGCCGGACtcagaagaagaggaagaacaagtTGAGTTCCAAGATAAAGATCCGTTCAACACAAGTGTGGAATATGAGGGAAGTAACTATGAGGAGCCAAGTTTGGAATTGGAAGAGATTCTGTCGGACTAAACGAGCTGATCCTTACTCAAGTGAGTACTTTGCTAACCTTTATTTTCACCGAGAAATTGTTGATTCAACAAGAGCCGTTGATTTTAGTGCAGTGTATATAACAACCCCATGTAGGGCCAAAAGATATCGCCCTTGGTTTCAACACTTTCTTGTAACAATTTGAGTATCTCAATTAAAGTGGTGTGGTTGGACTCTTAACcttaaaaacaagaaaacaaaaacggTGCCCACAATGCTGGAGTTGCATTGCCTTTGGTTTTGTCGACTCGGTGTCGTTGCTTCCTAAGCTGCGTGGGAGgtaaattaattcatttcaaaatacATTTTTACCAATAATACTATCTTAACAAGCAACCGATAGTTTAtcctaattatttttagaaaatcatttatttattaatattttttttttttttttttgccttaaATAGAAACTAATCTTAACAACCTAATTTCAAAACAGAGGATATCTTGACCCAAATTAATTTATctctttcctcttctttttatttatttttatttattttttatctttactaaatatttttcgatattttatcaaattaggaaaaaaaaatatatatatatacatgttaTATTTTGTGCTTGTAGTATCTAAAATTTGGAAgggtaaaaatggaaagaaaaaaaaaacattcaaacaagtgactaagaaaataaaactctcgaagtcaattttaaaattctacaaAAGATGATTCTAAGCAGCCTTTGCTTAATTTTCAACACGTCCTTATACCTTTCTCTCCCACatttttattggaaaaaatggtaaatagTCCAACAGgtttaataaatcaaaaccATCAAGGAAATTAAGTTAGTTTTGTAGCATATTGAGATTATCAGTTGACCTACCAAATGATAGGTTAGATGATTAATCAtacttaattaatataattaactcattttttaaaattagtcatTGCAGTTGATTTTAAGTTAACTTTTAGGTCAATTtgcaatataataataataataatttctattcCAGAAACGACGCCATACCCATAtgcattcaaaattatattgagagggttgacaaaaaaaaaaaaatctaattttttaaactaaaaatagcaataaattaatgatattaccaaaatttggaaaattgaatttaaatcaatcatatatttatattttaagtttaataatatataaaaatgaggCCTCCTTAAACAAGTTAATTATGTAAAATAATATCTTagataattgaaaaataataataataataaaatcatattaggcaaattcaattttcattaaagcGTCGTATCTTATTTTCATggcaaaggaaaaaaaaaaaaaaaacatttaaatattattaatgtttaatGAATGGGATGTAAATTACCTTTGCGTCCCGATTCATATTTGAATATCGTACGTTTCATTCACGCAAAAAGTCGGTCCCATCTTCTTCCAATGCCTGACCTAACCGATTTCCTTCCAAATGAAAACACGGATTTCAGTCACCAAATTCCGCCATTGATTTCCTTCACTTTCTTCCATATTCCACTGCTCTTCCATGCTCAAAAGCCGTAAGAAAATCGCCATGGCGTTTCGAAGGTGGGCTACCGATGTCGATTGGCGTCTCCTTTTTCTAGTCCTaactcctctctctctcatcgcCTTTTTCTCCGTCTCAACCGTTCCTGcgattcctttttcctctctcGCCCCGCTTCGATCCTTCATCATCGGCGCCTCGTTTCAACAGCCTCACGAATCGAATCATCGAACTGATGATTCTTCGTTTGGTCTTCCTCCGAGTAAGCCTCCCAGAGGAGCCGTGGAGGCGGAGGAGTCCGCCGAGGCTCGTAAgtggagaaagaagaaggcgGAGTTACAGAAATCGAAAATGGCGGTGTGTTTAGTCGGCGGAGCGAGGAGATTCGAGGTAACCGGACCGTCGATTACGGAGAATATTCTGAAGGAGTATCCGAATGCGGATTTGTTTCTACACAGTCCGCTAGACCGGAACTCGTTCAAGTTATCGTACTTGAGAGCAGCGCCGAAACTGGCCGCCGTGAAAATCTTCAAGCCGAAACCGATTCCGGAGACGGAGTCGCAAGTCCGGCTTCTGACGGCGGCGAACTCGCCCAACGGAATCCAGGTTCTTTGGTCTATCGATCTGTAAAacgttttgaaatttttggtcAAATTTTAGGTTGAAACGTTATTCGATTAGGTGGCTGttaggaagaagatgagaggCGGATGTTGTATCTGtaactaactttttttttttttctctcctttatTTTTTGCTTGATTTTATAAATCTTAAACCCTTTGCTTCCCTTTGAATTcattccttctctttcttcgtCAAATCAACCGaagaatagaataaaaaatagttggtCGCTTTTAGTATTTCAtcagaaatttagaaataaaggGAACTAAGGTCAAACAAAAACGTTTTATTAATAGCACTAATTTCCtgaattaaattcaaaacatAACCCCCAAATGTAATCACATAATTCCAGTTTTATGTTTAGGAGCTTTACTGAATTTCTTATTATACTTCCATGTTcaatttctctttcaaatttatatatttattaataataagctcatttttccatttatttcaaatatattgctataataggtttttcaattttccattttatgtTCATATGAACAAATCATTGGATTAAGAAGTTTAATACCCtcttaattcaaaatttcgaTTTGTATGTAATCAATTTatcaaaaatttataaagtaaaCGAATACATGGAGGACGTAATTGTCATGCAGTGGATGTGCCCCAGTTTATGTACTTTTTAAGTGAAAAAGTACGATAATGCCCCTACTAAATGTGAATGGATGTGTTTTTTTCGCAGGGGCTTTTGCAGTATTTCAATTTGGTAGAAGGATGCCTGACAATGATCCGGACGTACCAAGAACTCAACAATTTCACATACGATTGGATTGTTCGGACTCGGGTCGACGGGTTCTGGAACGCTCCGCTCCGACCCGATAACTTCGTCTCCGGACAGTACGTGGTGCCGCCAGGATCCTCGTACGGCGGACTCAACGACCGGCTCGGCGTCGGAGATCTCAACACCTCCACCGTCGCTCTCTCACGCCTCGCTCTAATTCCGAAACTGGACGCCGCCGGACTCCGGCAACTGAACTCGGAAACCGCCTTCAAGGAACAGCTGACCACCGGAGGAGTTCCATTTGTGACGAAACGGTTACCGTTCTGTATAGTGACGGAGCGGCAGTACAATTTTCCGCCGCGGGGATTTGGAGTTCCGGTAGCGGCAATGTCGAGTCCAGGGCCGCTGAGCGGGACAAAATGCAGGCCGTGCAAGGTAATATGTGAGGGTGAGTGCGTGGAAAAGGTGATGGGTTCGTTGGACAGAGGATGGAGCTGGACGGATTGGGAAAATGGGAGTATGGGTCTGTGCGATGCCCGTGGAGATTGGGAAATGGGATGGGAAAAGTTATATGAGGATCTGGTTGGGGAAGAAATGGCGGATGCGAGTTGGAGAATACAGAAGATGAAGACGAGTGAGTGTAGTGACGGATTCAGTGAAATGAAAAGACGAAGTGGGATTTGGGAAGCTCCGGCGGCGGAGGTTATTTGTAGGGTCGGGAGCTTGAAAGG
This genomic interval carries:
- the LOC111786365 gene encoding O-fucosyltransferase 16-like isoform X1, translating into MAFQRRRNHYYNRFRFLIPFISSIFGALLLFFALLSFLAPSPNVSDHTRRIPPVQFNSASDKAIGVAHFRVPRNGARSGRDLWTSRNAKFYSGCSNASNKFRKANAITHPNRYLLIATSGGLNQQRTGITDAVVAARILNATLIVPKLDQKSFWKDSSNFSEIFNVDWFISFLSKDVKIIHHLPKRGRKTWNAHSMRVPRKCSERCYQNRVLPVLLKRMCQAIQLSKFDYRLANKLETDLQKLRCRVNYHALKFTDSIEKMGEKLVHRMRARSMHYIALHLRFEPDMLAFSGCYYGGGEKERRELGKIRRRWKTLHQVSNPEKERRHGKCPLTPEEVGLMLRALGYGQDVHIYVASGEVYGGEETLAPLKALFPNFYSKETIASKQELEKFSSYSSRMAALDFIVCDESDVFVTNNNGNMARILAGRRRYFGHKPTIRPNAKKLYRLFTNRANMTWGAFSSRVRTYQRGFMGEPNEMRPGRGEFHENPSPCICEEAGFHVKSDNSGRRKHDTTRRRDEAATVGDNQNNDDYEPEWPDSEEEEEQVEFQDKDPFNTSVEYEGSNYEEPSLELEEILSD
- the LOC111786385 gene encoding uncharacterized protein LOC111786385 — translated: MLKSRKKIAMAFRRWATDVDWRLLFLVLTPLSLIAFFSVSTVPAIPFSSLAPLRSFIIGASFQQPHESNHRTDDSSFGLPPSKPPRGAVEAEESAEARKWRKKKAELQKSKMAVCLVGGARRFEVTGPSITENILKEYPNADLFLHSPLDRNSFKLSYLRAAPKLAAVKIFKPKPIPETESQVRLLTAANSPNGIQGLLQYFNLVEGCLTMIRTYQELNNFTYDWIVRTRVDGFWNAPLRPDNFVSGQYVVPPGSSYGGLNDRLGVGDLNTSTVALSRLALIPKLDAAGLRQLNSETAFKEQLTTGGVPFVTKRLPFCIVTERQYNFPPRGFGVPVAAMSSPGPLSGTKCRPCKVICEGECVEKVMGSLDRGWSWTDWENGSMGLCDARGDWEMGWEKLYEDLVGEEMADASWRIQKMKTSECSDGFSEMKRRSGIWEAPAAEVICRVGSLKG
- the LOC111786365 gene encoding O-fucosyltransferase 16-like isoform X2, whose amino-acid sequence is MAFQRRRNHYYNRFRFLIPFISSIFGALLLFFALLSFLAPSPNVSDHTRRIPPVQFNSASDKAIGVAHFRVPRNGARSGRDLWTSRNAKFYSGCSNASNKFRKANAITHPNRYLLIATSGGLNQQRTGITDAVVAARILNATLIVPKLDQKSFWKDSSNFSEIFNVDWFISFLSKDVKIIHHLPKRGRKTWNAHSMRVPRKCSERCYQNRVLPVLLKRHAIQLSKFDYRLANKLETDLQKLRCRVNYHALKFTDSIEKMGEKLVHRMRARSMHYIALHLRFEPDMLAFSGCYYGGGEKERRELGKIRRRWKTLHQVSNPEKERRHGKCPLTPEEVGLMLRALGYGQDVHIYVASGEVYGGEETLAPLKALFPNFYSKETIASKQELEKFSSYSSRMAALDFIVCDESDVFVTNNNGNMARILAGRRRYFGHKPTIRPNAKKLYRLFTNRANMTWGAFSSRVRTYQRGFMGEPNEMRPGRGEFHENPSPCICEEAGFHVKSDNSGRRKHDTTRRRDEAATVGDNQNNDDYEPEWPDSEEEEEQVEFQDKDPFNTSVEYEGSNYEEPSLELEEILSD